One window of the Capnocytophaga haemolytica genome contains the following:
- a CDS encoding DUF3341 domain-containing protein: MNTKTIHIVYTDDAFLLKGVEKARAQGFIIGEVYSPFPVHGLDQALGLKKSRLSIAAFVYGSLGLLVAAWLTYYTMIVDWPQNFGGKPNATFWLNSPSFVPTLFEFTIFFAAHLLVLTFLWRSKLFPFKKADNPNPRTTSDQFLLEIEVPTTALIQVESLFAETHPLHIAIIEENTDE, from the coding sequence ATGAACACTAAAACGATACATATAGTTTACACCGACGACGCCTTTCTTCTCAAAGGGGTTGAAAAAGCGCGCGCACAAGGGTTTATCATTGGCGAGGTATACAGCCCTTTCCCTGTGCACGGGCTCGACCAAGCCTTGGGGCTCAAAAAGTCACGTCTGAGTATTGCTGCCTTTGTGTATGGAAGCCTTGGTTTGCTCGTAGCGGCGTGGCTTACTTATTATACGATGATTGTCGATTGGCCACAGAACTTCGGTGGCAAGCCGAATGCTACTTTTTGGCTGAACTCACCTTCCTTTGTGCCTACACTCTTTGAGTTTACTATTTTTTTCGCCGCCCATCTGTTGGTACTCACTTTTCTATGGAGAAGTAAGCTCTTCCCCTTCAAAAAGGCAGACAATCCCAACCCGAGAACCACTTCCGACCAGTTTTTACTGGAAATTGAAGTCCCCACAACGGCACTCATACAAGTAGAAAGCCTCTTTGCGGAAACTCATCCGCTTCACATTGCCATCATAGAAGAAAATACCGATGAATAA